The following proteins are co-located in the Enoplosus armatus isolate fEnoArm2 chromosome 10, fEnoArm2.hap1, whole genome shotgun sequence genome:
- the LOC139291661 gene encoding uncharacterized protein, with the protein MLSVGRCTDDLIFGTKTVGVGDDVTLSCTRQTSEHSVKLFWIRLVSGNLPEFLGGTVSFDYDGVNKTPRITSKQEPGSFVLHINNTKLSDTGVYYCIKVDKLKMTILKGTFLSIKGPEPDITAVIHVPPSDPVRPGDSVTLQCSVLSRSENKTCPGDHSVSWFRAGSDGSHPSVIFAHGNSGDECEKSPDARSPQKCVYSFSNNVSSSDAGTYYCAVAACGEILFGHGTKPDIEGLNMWDSTVLILLCAALAISLIVIAFLISSIKAWDCCNGCTDDLIFRTKTVSVGDDVTLSCTRQTSEHPAKLFWIRLVSGNLPEFLGGTVAFDYDGVNKTPRITSKQEPGSFVLRINNTMLSDIGVYYCIKVDELNMTFLKGTFLSIKGPEPDITAVIHVPPSDPVRPGDSVTLQCSVLSHSENKTCPGNHSVSWFRAGSDGSHPSVIFAHGNSGDECEKSPDARSPQKCVYSFSKKVSSSDAGTYYCAVTACGEILFGRGTKLDIEGLNMWDSTVLILLCAAWAISLIVIAFLIYTIKKKTIFHIFVFML; encoded by the exons aTGCTCAGCGTTGGGC gatgCACAGATGATCTGATCTTTGGGACGAAGACTGTTGGTGTTGGAGATGATGTGACTTTGTCGTGTACCCGCCAGACATCTGAGCATTCAGTAAAATTATTTTGGATCAGGCTTGTTTCTGGAAACTTGCCTGAATTCTTGGGAGGAACAGTTTCCTTTGATTATGATGGCGTTAACAAGACTCCTCGAATTACATCAAAACAAGAGCCTGGATCATTTGTTCTGcatattaataacacaaagctAAGCGATACTGGAGTTTATTACTGTATAAAAGTAGACaagctcaaaatgacaattttgaaaggaacatttctgagtattaaag GACCAGAACCTGATATCACTGCCGTCATTCACGTCCCTCCATCTGATCCAGTCCGTCCAGGAGactcagtgactctgcagtgttcaGTCCTCTCTCGCTCTGAGAACAAGACATGTCCAGGAGATCACAGTGTGTCCTGGTTCAGAGCCGGATCAGATGGATCTCATCCCAGTGTCATTTTCGCTCACGGAAACAGTGGTGATGAATGTGAGAAGAGTCCTGACGCTCGCTctccacagaaatgtgtctacagCTTCTCTAATAACGTCAGCTCCTCTGATGCTGGGACTTATTACTGCGCTGTGGCCGCATGTGGAGAGATATTATTTGGACATGGAACAAAACCGGACATTGAAG gACTCAACATGTGGGACAGTACAGTTCTgattctgctctgtgctgctttggcTATAAGTCTGATTGTTATagcttttctcatttcttccaTAAAAGCTTGGGATTGTTGCAATG gatgCACAGATGATCTGATCTTTAGGACGAAGACTGTTAGTGTTGGAGATGATGTGACTTTGTCGTGTACCCGCCAGACATCTGAGCATCCAGCAAAATTATTTTGGATCAGGCTTGTTTCTGGAAACTTGCCTGAATTCTTGGGAGGAACAGTTGCCTTTGATTATGATGGCGTTAACAAGACTCCTCGAATTACATCAAAACAAGAGCCTGGATCATTTGTTCTGCGTATTAATAACACAATGCTAAGCGATATTGGAGTTTATTACTGTATAAAAGTAGACGAGCtcaacatgacatttttgaaaggaacatttctgagtattaaag GACCAGAACCTGATATCACTGCCGTCATTCACGTCCCTCCATCTGATCCAGTCCGTCCAGGAGactcagtgactctgcagtgttcagtcctctctcactctgagaACAAGACATGTCCAGGAAATCACAGTGTGTCCTGGTTCAGAGCCGGATCAGATGGATCTCATCCCAGTGTCATTTTCGCTCACGGAAACAGTGGTGATGAATGTGAGAAGAGTCCTGACGCTCGCTctccacagaaatgtgtctacagCTTCTCTAAGAAGGTCAGCTCCTCTGATGCTGGGACTTATTACTGCGCTGTGACCGCATGTGGAGAGATATTATTTGGACGTGGAACAAAACTGGACATTGAAG gACTCAACATGTGGGACAGTACAGTTCTGATTCTGCTCTGTGCCGCTTGGGCTATAAGTCTGATTGTTATTGCCTTCCTGATTTATACCATCAAGAAAAAAAC CATCTTTcatatctttgtgtttatgttataA